One window of the Macrobrachium nipponense isolate FS-2020 chromosome 22, ASM1510439v2, whole genome shotgun sequence genome contains the following:
- the LOC135198724 gene encoding pro-resilin-like, protein MKAFVVCALLSLAAADQRPPSNGYGAPPAPPSNGYGAPPSNSYGPPRNSYGVDPLAELAQNIPGGGVPGEDYPILASVPDTGFSCDAQNVPGYYADTDREAGCQVFHICQDRPNGRRQQDSFLCPNGTIFNQQYLVCDWWFNFDCADAEDFYSVNEQIGVVAYDPYGRSHNGNGNGNGNNGYGSNGNGNGRKNKNGKKNGNGKKNGNQNGNGYGSNDNGAPALPSNGYGAPAAPMNGYGAPAAHMNGY, encoded by the exons ATGAAGGCCTTTGTAGTGTGTG CTCTTCTCAGCCTCGCAGCTGCTGACCAACGCCCTCCTTCCAATGGTTATGGAGCCCCTCCAGCTCCTCCAAGCAACGGCTATGGAGCTCCTCCAAGCAATTCCTATGGCCCACCTAGGAACTCCTACGGAGTAGATCCTCTTGCTGAATTGGCACAGAACATTCCTGGTGGCGGAGTTCCTGGAGAAGACTACCCTATTTTGGCCTCCGTCCCTGACACCGGTTTCTCCTGCGATGCTCAGAATGTCCCTGGTTATTATGCCGACACTGATCGTGAGGCTGGCTGCCAGGTCTTCCACATCTGCCAGGACAGGCCCAATGGACGCCGTCAGCAGGACTCCTTCCTCTGCCCCAACGGCACCATCTTCAACCAACAGTACCTCGTCTGTGACTGGTGGTTCAACTTCGACTGTGCTGACGCTGAAGACTTCTACTCAGTCAACGAACAGATTGGCGTCGTTGCCTACGATCCTTATGGCAGAAGTCACAACGGTAATGGCAATGGCAACGGTAACAATGGTTATGGTTCAAATGGCAacggaaatggaagaaaaaacaagaatggtaagaaaaatggaaatggcaAAAAGAATGGAAACCAGAATGGTAACGGTTATGGTTCCAATGACAATGGCGCACCTGCCCTTCCCAGCAATGGATATGGAGCCCCAGCTGCTCCTATGAATGGCTACGGAGCACCGGCTGCTCATATGAATGGGTATTGA